The following proteins are encoded in a genomic region of Nicotiana sylvestris chromosome 4, ASM39365v2, whole genome shotgun sequence:
- the LOC104240552 gene encoding putative clathrin assembly protein At4g40080, giving the protein MSRKRKLRDLMGIFKDKASLIKANLSTKRSVSSIQVAVIRATTHASASPPHDHRISAIISAGDNSLPAIYACIEAIMDRLHRTHNPYVALKCLFVFHNILAKGSLLYKDHISFFPSSGGHNSLNLSGFYDKSDIETRELSSWVRWYANVLERNMITSRALGSYISPSSRLSINFDKITDKKGNIGFSYRSDFATEMESLRLEGCRKKLNELFIRRKNDLLWEMVSQKKMEMEKVKYERERQSFLLWNVDEKSVELTRSSQKVAGNNYQLLFAAA; this is encoded by the exons AtgagcagaaaaagaaaactcagAGACCTTATGGGAATTTTCAAAGACAAAGCCTCACTTATCAAAGCCAACTTATCAACCAAACGCAGCGTTTCATCAATTCAAGTCGCCGTCATACGCGCCACCACCCACGCCTCCGCATCTCCGCCACATGACCACCGCATCTCCGCCATCATCTCTGCCGGCGACAACTCACTCCCTGCCATATATGCATGCATCGAAGCCATCATGGACCGCCTTCACCGCACTCACAATCCATACGTTGCCCTAAAATGCCTTTTTGTATTCCATAACATCTTGGCTAAAGGTTCACTTCTTTACAAAGATCATATATCCTTTTTCCCTTCGTCCGGCGGTCATAATTCTCTAAATCTTTCTGGGTTTTACGACAAATCCGATATCGAAACACGAGAACTCTCTTCGTGGGTACGATGGTACGCTAACGTTTTGGAACGTAACATGATAACGTCTAGGGCTTTGGGTTCTTATATTTCCCCTTCGTCAAGATTATCGATAAACTTCGATAAAATTACAGACAAAAAAGGAAATATTGGTTTCTCTTACAGATCAGATTTTGCAACAGAAATGGAATCTTTG AGACTTGAGGGATGCAGGAAAAAGTTGAATGAGCTGTTTATAAGAAGAAAGAATGATCTTCTTTGGGAAATGGTGTCTCAAAAGAAAATGGAGATGGAGAAAGTGAAATATGAAAGGGAAAGACAAAGCTTTCTACTATGGAATGTAGATGAAAAGTCTGTTGAGTTAACTCGGTCATCCCAAAAAGTTGCAGGAAATAATTACCAACTTTTGTTTGCTGCTGCATAG